The Streptomyces laurentii genome contains a region encoding:
- a CDS encoding gntR-family transcriptional regulator (DNA-binding site [nucleotide binding];~GntR-family transcriptional regulator [Streptomyces albus J1074];~Helix-turn-helix domains; cl00088;~Transcriptional regulators [Transcription]; COG2188;~UTRA domain; cl01230;~identified by MetaGeneAnnotator; putative), with protein MGTTQLEAVPEPKYWHLKNVIGEALDSEFAVGEILPNERELAARFGVARATLRQALEQLELEGRLQRRRGVGTTVAPPRVGVDVSTTQHVWPGVGEDTWQAVDGVAGQAPLAVARLLDVRSAESVHIVRRLRVSAGLPVAAELLYVPELSVPGLTATDAAGGPAGARAVLRELQRLTLDGQDRSVELGSARADDARELDRLPGSPVLVVTTRYLSGGRTAAVSVATYRADTCRLTFGDSGDLAMAS; from the coding sequence GTGGGGACCACGCAGCTGGAAGCAGTGCCGGAGCCGAAGTACTGGCACCTCAAGAACGTGATCGGCGAAGCCCTCGACTCGGAGTTCGCGGTCGGTGAGATTCTGCCGAACGAGCGCGAGCTGGCGGCCCGCTTCGGCGTCGCCCGCGCCACCCTTCGTCAGGCCCTGGAGCAGCTGGAGCTGGAAGGCCGTCTGCAGCGCCGCCGCGGCGTCGGCACCACCGTCGCCCCGCCGCGCGTCGGCGTCGACGTCTCCACCACGCAGCACGTCTGGCCCGGCGTCGGCGAGGACACCTGGCAGGCCGTCGACGGTGTCGCGGGCCAGGCCCCGCTCGCCGTCGCCCGCCTCCTGGACGTCCGGTCCGCGGAGTCCGTCCACATCGTGCGCCGGCTGCGCGTGAGCGCCGGTCTGCCGGTCGCCGCCGAGCTCCTCTACGTCCCCGAGCTGTCCGTCCCGGGCCTCACCGCGACCGACGCGGCCGGGGGCCCCGCCGGCGCCCGCGCCGTGCTGCGCGAGCTCCAGCGGCTCACCCTGGACGGCCAGGACCGCTCCGTCGAGCTGGGCTCCGCCCGCGCCGACGACGCCCGGGAACTGGACCGGCTGCCCGGATCCCCCGTCCTCGTCGTCACCACCCGCTACCTCTCCGGCGGCCGCACCGCCGCCGTCTCCGTCGCCACCTACCGCGCCGACACCTGCCGGCTCACCTTCGGCGACTCCGGCGACCTCGCCATGGCCTCCTGA
- a CDS encoding ECF subfamily RNA polymerase sigma-24 subunit (DNA binding residues [nucleotide binding];~ECF subfamily RNA polymerase sigma-24 subunit [Streptomyces flavogriseus ATCC33331];~KEGG: sgr:SGR_6264 RNA polymerase ECF-subfamily sigma factor; TIGRFAM: RNA polymerase sigma-70 factor; RNA polymerase sigma factor, sigma-70 family; PFAM: sigma-70 region 2 domain protein; Sigma-70 region 4 type 2;~RNA polymerase sigma factor SigJ; Provisional;~Sigma-70 region 2; pfam04542;~Sigma-70, region 4; pfam08281;~identified by MetaGeneAnnotator; putative) — protein sequence MTTDQSSPGEPADEAARAVPADQPGPADPTAVFETHRPMLTGVAYRMLGRAADAEDVVQEAWLRWSAADRGDVREPRAYLVRVTTRLAIDKLRQAQSRRESYVGPWLPEPVLTDFGPAVPDTAERALLADSVSLALLVVLESLSPLERAVFVLREAFGFPFAEIAAALDRGEAAVRQLAARARKHVDEGRPRYDVDPAERRDLTERFLAAATGGDLEGLLAMLAPDARLVGDSGGKSKAPLRIIETARKIGRFLVGASRSTEEVYDHRFAEINGAPALITLLDGRVDAVFQIELRDGLIACVHIVRNPDKLRGLVLD from the coding sequence ATGACCACCGACCAGAGCAGCCCAGGAGAACCGGCCGACGAGGCGGCCCGGGCCGTCCCGGCGGACCAGCCCGGTCCGGCCGACCCGACCGCGGTGTTCGAGACCCACCGGCCGATGCTCACCGGCGTCGCCTACCGGATGCTGGGCCGCGCCGCCGACGCCGAGGACGTGGTCCAGGAGGCGTGGCTGCGCTGGTCCGCCGCCGACCGCGGCGACGTCCGCGAGCCCCGCGCGTACCTCGTCCGCGTCACCACCCGCCTCGCCATCGACAAGCTCCGCCAGGCTCAGTCCCGCCGCGAGTCCTACGTCGGCCCCTGGCTGCCCGAACCGGTTCTCACCGACTTCGGCCCCGCCGTGCCCGACACCGCCGAGCGGGCCCTGCTCGCCGACTCCGTCTCCCTCGCCCTGCTCGTCGTCCTCGAATCGCTCTCGCCGCTCGAACGCGCCGTCTTCGTCCTCCGCGAGGCGTTCGGCTTCCCGTTCGCCGAGATCGCCGCCGCCCTCGACCGCGGCGAGGCCGCCGTACGCCAGCTGGCCGCACGCGCCCGCAAGCACGTCGACGAGGGCCGCCCCCGCTACGACGTCGATCCCGCCGAGCGGCGCGACCTCACCGAGCGCTTCCTGGCCGCCGCCACCGGCGGCGACCTCGAAGGACTGCTCGCGATGCTCGCGCCCGACGCCCGGCTCGTCGGCGACAGCGGCGGCAAGTCGAAGGCGCCGCTGCGGATCATCGAGACCGCCCGCAAGATCGGCCGCTTCCTCGTCGGCGCCTCCCGGAGCACCGAGGAGGTCTACGACCACCGCTTCGCGGAGATCAACGGCGCCCCGGCGCTGATCACCCTGCTCGACGGCCGTGTCGACGCCGTCTTCCAGATCGAGCTCCGCGACGGCCTCATCGCCTGTGTCCACATCGTGCGCAACCCGGACAAGCTGCGCGGCCTCGTGCTCGACTGA
- a CDS encoding hypothetical protein (identified by MetaGeneAnnotator; putative;~sequence version:1), which produces MDWDIERLQEAGKGDRRPHPNARVRRPAQPHVNNSPARGPRDRGPGRRTPGQDRMGRAFSGAFARSDTPGDAPPTAITGE; this is translated from the coding sequence ATGGACTGGGACATCGAGCGCCTCCAGGAAGCGGGGAAGGGGGACCGTCGGCCCCATCCCAACGCCCGGGTACGGCGCCCAGCCCAACCCCACGTGAACAACAGCCCCGCGCGTGGCCCGCGTGACCGCGGCCCGGGACGCCGTACCCCGGGCCAGGACCGGATGGGCCGGGCCTTTTCCGGGGCCTTCGCCAGGTCCGACACACCAGGGGACGCCCCGCCGACGGCAATTACCGGTGAGTAG
- a CDS encoding alkaline phosphatase (Bacillus subtilis PhoD and related proteins, metallophosphatase domain; cd07389;~Phosphodiesterase/alkaline phosphatase D [Inorganicion transport andmetabolism]; COG3540;~alkaline phosphatase [Streptomyces pristinaespiralis ATCC25486];~identified by MetaGeneAnnotator; putative;~metallophosphatase superfamily, metallophosphatase domain; cl13995;~putative active site [active];~putative metal binding site [ion binding]) produces MSQSIPGRPHGTAGPVPARRTVLRGSLAASAALTAAGGGAFASPAFALSGRPAAAWGVQTGDVTAHSGLVWVRSDRPARMIVETSATASFRRVRRHQGPLLGPGTDFTGTTALGGLPAGEQIHYRVTLADPDDPRRTGEPVTGTFRTAPERRRDGVRFLWSGDIAGQGWGINPDIGGFRAYEEMRRLDPDFFLCSGDAIYADGVIEPRVTLPDGRIWRNITTPEKAKVAETLAEYRGNFRYNLLDHNARAFNAQVPSIVQWDDHEVRNNWYPGQILDDARYTEKNVDVLAARASRAFAEYMPVSTLHARGGGDRVERRMHRVVRYGPLLDVFVLDMRSYRNANSPGRQADDTVGILGAEQLAWLKRELGRSRAVWKVLAADMPLGLVVTDGATDFEAVAQGDPGAPLGRELQIAELLRFVKHRRITGTVWLTADVHYTSAQHYAPERAAFRDFAPFWEFVSGPLAAGGFPANALDMTFGPDRVFVRAPERANLSPMETPQYFGEVDIDGDSGELTVRLRAEGGLVLFSKVLQPGRVGQ; encoded by the coding sequence ATGTCCCAGTCCATCCCCGGCCGGCCGCACGGCACCGCCGGCCCGGTTCCCGCCCGCCGTACGGTGCTGCGCGGCTCGCTCGCCGCGTCCGCCGCGCTGACCGCCGCCGGCGGGGGCGCGTTCGCGAGTCCGGCGTTCGCCCTGTCCGGCCGCCCGGCGGCGGCGTGGGGTGTGCAGACCGGTGACGTGACCGCGCACTCGGGCCTGGTGTGGGTCCGCTCGGACCGGCCGGCCCGGATGATCGTGGAGACCTCGGCGACCGCGTCGTTCCGCCGGGTGCGCCGCCACCAGGGCCCGCTGCTCGGGCCGGGCACGGACTTCACCGGCACCACCGCGCTCGGCGGTCTGCCGGCCGGCGAGCAGATCCACTACCGGGTGACGCTCGCGGACCCCGACGACCCGCGCCGTACCGGCGAGCCGGTCACCGGCACCTTCCGCACGGCCCCGGAGCGTCGCCGGGACGGCGTGCGGTTCCTGTGGTCGGGCGACATCGCCGGACAGGGCTGGGGCATCAACCCGGACATCGGCGGCTTCCGCGCGTACGAGGAGATGCGCCGGCTCGACCCGGACTTCTTCCTGTGCAGCGGCGACGCCATCTACGCGGACGGGGTGATCGAGCCACGCGTGACGCTGCCCGACGGGCGGATCTGGCGGAACATCACCACGCCGGAGAAGGCGAAGGTCGCCGAGACCCTCGCGGAGTACCGCGGCAACTTCCGCTACAACCTCCTCGACCACAACGCGCGCGCGTTCAACGCCCAGGTCCCGTCCATCGTCCAGTGGGACGACCACGAGGTGCGCAACAACTGGTACCCCGGCCAGATCCTGGACGACGCCCGGTACACCGAGAAGAACGTCGACGTCCTCGCGGCCCGCGCCTCACGCGCGTTCGCGGAGTACATGCCGGTGTCCACACTGCACGCGCGCGGGGGCGGCGACCGGGTGGAGAGGCGGATGCACCGGGTGGTGCGGTACGGCCCGCTGCTCGACGTGTTCGTGCTCGACATGCGCTCGTACCGGAACGCCAACTCGCCGGGCCGGCAGGCCGACGACACGGTGGGCATCCTCGGTGCCGAGCAGCTGGCGTGGCTGAAGCGGGAGCTCGGACGGTCGCGCGCGGTGTGGAAGGTGCTGGCCGCGGACATGCCGCTGGGGCTCGTGGTCACGGACGGGGCCACCGACTTCGAGGCGGTCGCGCAGGGCGATCCGGGCGCGCCGCTCGGGCGGGAGCTGCAGATCGCGGAGCTGCTGCGGTTCGTCAAGCACCGGCGGATCACCGGCACGGTGTGGCTGACGGCGGACGTGCACTACACCTCGGCGCAGCACTACGCGCCGGAGCGGGCGGCGTTCCGGGACTTCGCTCCGTTCTGGGAGTTCGTGTCCGGGCCGCTGGCGGCCGGTGGATTCCCGGCGAACGCGCTGGACATGACGTTCGGTCCGGACCGGGTGTTCGTGCGGGCACCGGAGCGGGCCAACCTGTCGCCGATGGAGACCCCGCAGTACTTCGGCGAGGTGGACATCGACGGCGACAGTGGGGAGTTGACGGTCCGGCTGCGCGCCGAGGGCGGTCTGGTGCTGTTCTCGAAGGTGCTCCAGCCGGGTCGCGTCGGCCAGTAA
- a CDS encoding zinc finger SWIM domain-containing protein (PFAM: zinc finger SWIM domain protein; KEGG: sgr:SGR_6259 hypothetical protein;~identified by MetaGeneAnnotator; putative;~zinc finger SWIM domain-containing protein [Streptomyces sp. SirexAA- E]) produces the protein MTRSVQALAYARPSALESAGSGRLLGLETAGGLTPRGAEAHPRFFTGFLTSPQIAARGLLAVADVAAARYHQRIRPGSLDPVVTGNGDRLRFESFSGCGGVYARLDVLSAGLDGAETGHGTTNVDVNNPLREALSRLTGDDPLHLRVGPEELAVTTLDGPVVEKKVPLPDRWLRGFAEAQVASAGFDLRAELSGAEAVRFLRSLPRSQSRGPLWVVPSGRTLRPTTRPVAGAVCLAGPDRLIALERVLRHATALRVYGPVPDGRPAPSAWEIVLPGMRLTLTLSPDPARGFSGEGGVLEALATAEAAEDAELISVLLAWEPRIDPADLAAQSGLDVARVRAALTRLGTAGRVGYDVADAAYFHRELPYDADRAERHNPRLLSARALLAEGAVALDGGPGGGPASVRSGERLYRVRESADGRLSCTCAWWAEYAGRRGPCKHALAVRMARREARADGTAGPSAGTPAGISAETSTGTSVGGTR, from the coding sequence ATGACGCGATCCGTACAGGCGCTCGCCTACGCACGCCCGTCCGCCCTGGAGTCCGCCGGCTCCGGGCGGCTGCTCGGTCTGGAGACGGCCGGGGGGCTCACCCCGCGTGGCGCCGAGGCCCATCCCCGGTTCTTCACCGGTTTCCTCACCTCTCCTCAGATCGCCGCGCGGGGTCTGCTGGCCGTGGCGGACGTGGCCGCGGCCCGCTACCACCAGCGGATCCGGCCGGGTTCGCTGGACCCGGTGGTGACCGGCAACGGGGACCGGCTCCGTTTCGAGTCCTTCTCGGGCTGCGGCGGGGTGTACGCGCGTCTCGACGTGCTGAGCGCGGGGCTCGACGGGGCGGAGACCGGGCACGGCACGACGAATGTGGACGTCAACAATCCGCTGCGGGAGGCGCTGTCGCGGCTCACCGGGGACGATCCGCTGCATCTGCGGGTCGGGCCGGAGGAGCTGGCGGTGACGACGCTCGACGGGCCGGTCGTGGAGAAGAAGGTGCCGCTGCCGGACCGGTGGCTGCGCGGGTTCGCGGAGGCGCAGGTCGCGTCGGCCGGGTTCGATCTGCGGGCGGAGCTGTCGGGTGCGGAGGCGGTCCGTTTCCTGCGGTCGCTGCCGCGCTCGCAGAGCCGGGGGCCGCTGTGGGTGGTGCCGTCGGGGCGGACGCTGCGGCCGACGACCCGGCCGGTCGCGGGCGCGGTGTGCCTGGCGGGGCCGGACCGGCTGATCGCGCTCGAGCGGGTGCTGCGGCACGCGACGGCGCTGCGGGTGTACGGGCCGGTGCCGGACGGGCGGCCCGCGCCGAGCGCCTGGGAGATCGTGCTGCCGGGGATGCGGCTCACGCTGACACTGTCGCCCGATCCCGCGCGCGGCTTCTCCGGCGAGGGCGGTGTCCTGGAGGCGCTGGCCACGGCGGAGGCGGCCGAGGACGCGGAGCTGATCTCGGTACTGCTGGCCTGGGAGCCGCGGATCGACCCGGCCGATCTGGCCGCGCAGTCGGGGCTCGACGTGGCGCGGGTGCGGGCGGCGCTGACCCGGCTCGGCACGGCGGGGCGGGTGGGGTACGACGTGGCGGACGCGGCGTACTTCCACCGGGAGCTGCCGTACGACGCGGACCGGGCCGAGCGGCACAATCCCCGGCTCCTGTCGGCCCGGGCACTGCTCGCCGAGGGCGCGGTGGCCCTGGACGGCGGCCCGGGCGGCGGGCCGGCCTCGGTGAGGTCGGGTGAACGGCTCTATCGGGTACGGGAGTCGGCGGACGGCCGGCTGAGCTGTACGTGCGCGTGGTGGGCGGAGTACGCGGGCCGGCGCGGGCCGTGCAAGCACGCCCTCGCGGTGCGGATGGCCCGGCGCGAGGCGCGGGCGGACGGGACGGCGGGACCCTCGGCGGGGACGCCGGCGGGGATTTCGGCGGAGACTTCGACGGGGACGAGCGTGGGGGGCACGCGATGA
- a CDS encoding hypothetical protein (identified by MetaGeneAnnotator; putative;~sequence version:1), giving the protein MTTGTGTTAVAGAELVAEVRAGRHAAVPALLERLDGPARKALLPELKELRKEVRRWDWNRWREQEAVRRALWVAGAGCHTGPAAAASWIGSRELAGWSDRFAPLVLSVLEHRDTTWLGEVARRLAEHPAAAEEQFRLVHDLVVRTGCAVPGSEGYLRGWTRTRYDRDLLDRLRADPHTPLLVPRVIELTETPDALAWPTGPDQQAPWPAALKALADEGVLDRAVLADGCLSRLLRGGRPRDLRFPLALLQALGTTAQERSGRVADWLGMAADGPSPVAGYAQQVLGELALEGGLGTRELAEMSGAVLFRTEKKLVRAQLTLLGKVLRKDPGAAAELLPVITDAFGNEDTTIQERALALVGRHLAGVDETIRTELAGSVELLSPVHRAAAAELFGVSAPATDVPYEEILPPVPEAAPVAPPAETIAELVADLVALERHPYGSLEEFERALDGLVRHAHRNREALTAAAWEAFSGSHWLGGADHTTDGSRGVQTAIAGLLGTVRAERIDAARRRPGGTPSCAHEALTRVIDARVWEAAWLLMSAEPVPFLLATPTLHTGSIEPRVLVERLRAYRDAGVEPLPLDLAQALLRVRKADPSAAEAAGEAAVLDTRAGTRLAAWLTAEDSLTPTLRLMPRGDTARSGQWWLADRLVVAVREREVIREEFPPAFAWLGGSRKEIVRGCHQYHWSVLRPLWPGVLPDDRETLAAWLLPSVAGGADWEERGAAEGLTALAEADGPVGPAVHLSLAVGLGARHAEDRLTAVDALLVLASRGELDPVALGARLAELVAEGTVKPNRLADAARTAAATGAYATVLTVLRELLPGLLGAQRPVRGAGDLVAVAAECAERCGGSGEIAGLAETAGRPGATQLVVQARRLRAALGYGSGSGSGSGSGSGSGSGSDQPTPEVA; this is encoded by the coding sequence ATGACGACCGGGACCGGGACGACGGCGGTGGCGGGCGCGGAGCTCGTGGCGGAGGTGCGGGCCGGGCGGCATGCCGCGGTGCCGGCGCTGCTGGAGCGGCTGGACGGGCCGGCGCGCAAGGCGCTGCTGCCGGAGCTGAAGGAGCTCCGCAAGGAGGTACGGCGCTGGGACTGGAACCGCTGGCGGGAGCAGGAGGCGGTGCGGCGCGCGCTGTGGGTGGCGGGGGCCGGCTGCCACACGGGCCCCGCCGCGGCGGCCTCCTGGATCGGCTCGCGTGAACTGGCGGGCTGGAGCGACCGGTTCGCTCCCCTGGTCCTCTCGGTCCTGGAGCACCGGGACACGACGTGGCTCGGCGAGGTCGCACGGCGGCTCGCCGAGCATCCGGCCGCCGCCGAGGAGCAGTTCCGTCTGGTGCACGACCTGGTGGTCCGTACCGGCTGCGCGGTCCCGGGCTCCGAGGGCTATCTGCGGGGCTGGACGCGCACGAGGTACGACCGGGACCTCCTCGACCGGCTGCGGGCCGATCCGCACACGCCCCTGCTCGTACCGCGGGTGATCGAGCTGACGGAGACCCCCGACGCCCTCGCCTGGCCGACGGGTCCCGACCAGCAGGCCCCGTGGCCGGCGGCGCTGAAGGCGCTCGCCGACGAGGGGGTGCTGGACCGGGCCGTGCTGGCCGACGGCTGTCTGTCCCGGCTGCTGCGCGGGGGCCGGCCGCGCGACCTGCGGTTCCCGCTGGCCCTGCTCCAGGCCCTCGGCACGACCGCCCAGGAGCGGAGCGGGCGGGTCGCGGACTGGCTCGGCATGGCGGCGGACGGCCCGTCGCCGGTGGCCGGGTACGCGCAGCAGGTGCTGGGCGAGCTGGCCCTGGAGGGCGGGCTCGGCACGCGGGAGCTGGCCGAGATGTCGGGCGCGGTGCTGTTCCGCACGGAGAAGAAGCTGGTGCGGGCGCAGCTGACGCTGCTGGGCAAGGTGCTGCGGAAGGACCCGGGGGCGGCGGCGGAGCTGCTGCCGGTGATCACCGACGCGTTCGGGAACGAGGACACCACGATCCAGGAGCGGGCGCTCGCCCTGGTGGGCCGTCATCTGGCGGGCGTGGACGAGACGATACGGACGGAGCTGGCCGGTTCGGTCGAGCTGCTGAGCCCGGTGCACCGGGCGGCCGCGGCCGAGCTGTTCGGCGTGAGCGCCCCGGCGACGGACGTCCCGTACGAGGAGATCCTGCCTCCGGTGCCGGAGGCCGCTCCGGTGGCGCCGCCCGCGGAGACGATCGCGGAGCTGGTGGCGGACCTGGTCGCCCTGGAGCGGCATCCGTACGGCTCGCTGGAGGAGTTCGAGCGGGCGCTGGACGGGCTCGTACGCCATGCGCACCGGAACAGGGAGGCGCTGACGGCGGCGGCCTGGGAGGCGTTCTCGGGGTCGCACTGGCTGGGAGGCGCCGACCACACGACCGACGGCTCGCGGGGCGTGCAGACCGCCATCGCCGGACTGCTCGGCACGGTGCGGGCGGAGCGGATCGACGCCGCCCGCCGGCGCCCCGGAGGGACGCCGTCCTGTGCGCACGAGGCGCTGACGCGGGTGATCGACGCCCGGGTGTGGGAGGCGGCGTGGCTGCTGATGTCGGCGGAGCCGGTGCCGTTCCTGCTGGCCACGCCCACCCTGCACACCGGGTCGATCGAGCCGAGGGTGCTGGTGGAGCGGCTGCGCGCGTACCGGGACGCCGGGGTCGAGCCGCTGCCGCTGGATCTGGCGCAGGCGCTGCTGCGGGTCCGCAAGGCCGACCCTTCGGCGGCCGAGGCGGCCGGGGAGGCGGCCGTACTCGACACCCGGGCGGGGACCCGGCTCGCCGCGTGGCTGACGGCCGAGGACTCGCTGACGCCGACGCTGCGGCTCATGCCCCGCGGGGACACCGCCCGGTCGGGCCAGTGGTGGCTCGCGGACCGGCTGGTGGTCGCGGTCCGGGAGCGGGAGGTCATCCGGGAGGAGTTCCCGCCGGCGTTCGCCTGGCTGGGCGGCTCCCGGAAGGAGATCGTGCGCGGCTGCCACCAGTACCACTGGTCGGTACTGCGTCCGCTGTGGCCGGGGGTCCTGCCGGACGACCGGGAGACGCTGGCGGCCTGGCTGCTGCCGTCGGTGGCGGGCGGGGCCGACTGGGAGGAGCGGGGGGCGGCCGAGGGGCTGACCGCGCTCGCCGAGGCGGACGGCCCGGTGGGTCCGGCCGTCCACCTGTCGCTCGCGGTCGGGCTCGGCGCGCGCCACGCGGAGGACCGGCTCACAGCGGTGGACGCGCTCCTGGTCCTCGCGTCGCGGGGCGAGCTGGATCCGGTGGCGCTGGGCGCGCGGCTCGCGGAGCTGGTAGCCGAGGGGACGGTGAAGCCGAACCGGCTGGCCGACGCGGCCCGGACGGCCGCCGCGACCGGGGCGTACGCGACGGTCCTGACCGTGCTCAGGGAACTGCTGCCGGGACTGCTCGGCGCACAGCGGCCGGTGCGCGGGGCCGGGGACCTGGTGGCGGTGGCCGCCGAGTGCGCGGAGCGGTGCGGCGGATCCGGGGAGATCGCGGGTCTCGCGGAGACGGCGGGCCGGCCGGGTGCCACGCAGCTGGTGGTGCAGGCGCGGCGACTGCGGGCGGCGCTCGGATACGGTTCCGGTTCCGGTTCCGGCTCCGGCTCCGGCTCCGGCTCCGGCTCCGGCTCCGATCAACCTACGCCGGAAGTGGCCTAA
- a CDS encoding GCN5-related N-acetyltransferase (ACT domains are commonly involved in specifically binding an amino acid or other small ligand leading to regulation of the enzyme; cd02116;~Acetyltransferase (GNAT) domain; pfam13302;~Coenzyme A binding pocket [chemical binding];~GCN5-related N-acetyltransferase [Streptomyces fulvissimus DSM40593];~N-Acyltransferase superfamily: Various enzymes that characteristically catalyzethe transfer of an acyl group to a substrate; cd04301;~UniProt-pubmed:11572948; UniProt-pubmed:16956972; UniProt-pubmed:21463507; UniProt-pubmed:18375553; UniProt-pubmed:20581206; UniProt-pubmed:12000953; UniProt-pubmed:20064060; UniProt-pubmed:21551298;~identified by MetaGeneAnnotator; putative) encodes MSDRNPARTPRRVHHWRHDLIELAAMFTAVVVADALAKTVAKGPDGPYLLVFSAIALVATAAFHTWWARRHSHAPPAGDPGGSGEESPLPPAAAPAGVPTPAGDADERDPAGTALWRLRTTVRDTPGSLAALCTVLARHEVDILALQTHPLAEGTVDEFLLRTPAGLPAQTLTRAVAAAGGTGTWTERADAHDLVDAPTRILGLATRTALDSAELPLALRQLLGRCTLRSVPPATLGGRPAGEPAPVEGVLAKTTMRLRDPDGGTLIVERPYLPFTPTEFARARALVELDARLGPRVPPHRSVLTLPKGEQITVRRADRRDLSAARALHERCSTRTLRARYHGPVADAGRYLDHLLSPRFGRTLAAQTASGRIVALGHLLWDGDETEVALLVEDDWQRRGIGAELLRGLVGMAREADCASVYAVTQASNTGMVAAMRALRLPLDYQVEEGTLVVTARLAPRPAAAATPAGARAGAPGQETERP; translated from the coding sequence ATGAGTGACAGGAACCCTGCCCGGACCCCCCGCCGCGTCCACCACTGGCGGCACGACCTGATCGAGCTGGCCGCGATGTTCACGGCCGTCGTGGTGGCCGACGCCCTCGCCAAGACCGTCGCCAAGGGGCCGGACGGCCCGTATCTGCTGGTCTTCTCGGCGATCGCGCTGGTCGCCACGGCCGCCTTCCACACCTGGTGGGCCCGGCGGCACAGTCACGCGCCGCCCGCCGGCGATCCCGGCGGCAGCGGGGAGGAATCCCCGCTGCCGCCGGCCGCCGCGCCCGCCGGCGTCCCCACCCCCGCGGGGGACGCCGACGAGCGGGACCCGGCGGGCACGGCCCTGTGGCGGCTGCGCACCACGGTCCGTGACACCCCGGGCAGTCTGGCCGCGCTGTGCACGGTGCTCGCCCGGCACGAGGTCGACATCCTCGCCCTGCAGACCCACCCGCTCGCCGAGGGCACGGTCGACGAGTTCCTGCTGCGGACGCCCGCCGGCCTCCCGGCGCAGACGCTCACCCGGGCGGTCGCCGCGGCCGGCGGCACCGGGACCTGGACCGAGCGGGCCGACGCCCACGATCTGGTGGACGCCCCGACCCGGATCCTCGGCCTGGCCACCCGCACCGCGCTCGACTCCGCCGAACTCCCTCTGGCGCTGCGCCAGCTGCTCGGCCGCTGCACCCTGCGCTCCGTACCGCCGGCCACGCTGGGCGGGCGGCCCGCCGGCGAACCGGCCCCCGTGGAAGGGGTCCTGGCGAAGACCACGATGCGGCTGCGCGACCCCGACGGGGGCACCCTGATCGTCGAACGGCCGTATCTGCCCTTCACGCCGACCGAGTTCGCCCGGGCCCGGGCCCTGGTCGAGCTCGACGCCCGGCTCGGCCCGCGCGTCCCGCCCCACCGGTCCGTCCTCACCCTGCCCAAGGGCGAACAGATCACGGTCCGCCGCGCCGACCGGCGCGACCTTTCCGCCGCGCGCGCCCTGCACGAGCGCTGCTCCACCCGCACCCTGCGGGCCCGCTACCACGGCCCCGTCGCCGACGCCGGCCGCTACCTGGACCACCTGCTCAGCCCGCGCTTCGGCCGTACGCTCGCGGCGCAGACGGCCTCCGGCCGGATCGTCGCCCTCGGGCACCTGCTCTGGGACGGCGACGAGACCGAGGTCGCCCTCCTCGTCGAGGACGACTGGCAGCGGCGCGGCATCGGCGCCGAACTCCTGCGCGGGCTGGTGGGGATGGCGCGCGAGGCGGACTGCGCGAGCGTGTACGCGGTGACCCAGGCCTCGAACACCGGGATGGTGGCGGCCATGCGGGCGCTGCGACTGCCCCTGGACTACCAGGTCGAGGAGGGCACCCTCGTCGTCACCGCCCGCCTGGCCCCGCGCCCGGCGGCCGCCGCCACCCCCGCCGGGGCGCGCGCCGGAGCGCCGGGTCAGGAAACCGAGCGCCCCTGA